One part of the Rutidosis leptorrhynchoides isolate AG116_Rl617_1_P2 chromosome 1, CSIRO_AGI_Rlap_v1, whole genome shotgun sequence genome encodes these proteins:
- the LOC139874803 gene encoding uncharacterized protein, which produces MAGFSFSTNPPTTSSSSPPPPFPFASSSSSSSPFSFSSNPSSSPSLFTSSTTTNPNPNPTFGAPASSTTPSFGFSFASSSSSTPSSAAPSAPPPAFGFAAPSTTSATGSPLFGTPSSSSFGGSGIFGSNSSSTGTTTTTASTNLFGSTSITTSTVASPFTSTAFGASSAVASTGSSFPNLFGSSSSISISSTVTAASNPSSAPGFSFSNVSSVSSVTSTVSSAPSYSFPSSGASSGSAPAPSFSFSTSSALGKSTGAGSSLSTAGSFSFTNVASSTGLQSSLSLGSGFITGSSPVTAAVTASAASTPAFSAFGAPSSASTTASTTSAGVSAPAFSAFGAPSSASTTTSTASTRVSAPAFPAFGVASSASTTTSTTAGSVPSFASPTTVASSSSETSSSFLGFQTSSQPQSTAAPSLFSASASTTTTSTVTTTTAQTSSALVVSSSSGTTTSVSTPVASAPKLPSEITGKTVEEIIKEWNAELQERTGKFRKQANAIAEWDKRILQNRDVLLKLEAEVAKVVETQSNLERQLELIETHQQEVDKSLQSVEEEAERIYKDEHGLLLDDEAASTRDAMYEQAEFIEREMEQMTEQIKSVIQTLNANQAGELEVTDGMTPLDVVVRILNNQLSSLMWIDEKAEEFSSRIQKIAKQGSAADRELMAPKFWLSR; this is translated from the exons ATGGCCGGCTTCTCATTTTCCACAAATCCTCCAACCACCTCATCATCGTCACCACCACCTCCATTCCCATtcgcatcatcatcttcatcatcctcaCCTTTTTCGTTTTCCTCAAACCCTAGTTCATCCCCTTCTCTATTCACTTCATCCACAActacaaaccctaaccctaaccctacatTCGGAGCACCAGCATCATCAACAACTCCTTCATTCGGATTCTCATTCGCATCTTCTTCATCTTCCACACCGTCTTCCGCCGCTCCCTCCGCTCCACCTCCGGCGTTTGGCTTCGCCGCTCCGTCAACCACGTCAGCAACTGGTTCGCCGTTGTTCGGAACACCGTCTTCTTCTTCATTTGGCGGATCTGGTATATTTGGATCCAACTCTAGCTCCACCGGTACTACTACTACAACAGCTTCAACTAACTTATTTGGTTCTACTTCAATTACAACTAGTACTGTTGCTTCACCGTTTACTTCAACCGCATTCGGTGCATCATCAGCAGTAGCATCAACAGGTTCATCTTTTCCTAATTTATTTGGATCATCATCTTCGATCTCGATTTCGAGTACAGTTACAGCAGCGTCTAATCCGTCTTCAGCGCCAGGGTTTTCATTTTCTAATGTTTCAAGTGTGAGTTCAGTTACATCAACTGTTTCTTCAGCTCCTAGTTATTCATTTCCAAGCTCTGGTGCATCTTCTGGTTCTGCACCTGCTCCATCATTCTCGTTTTCGACTAGTTCAGCGTTGGGGAAATCGACTGGTGCTGGTTCATCGTTGAGTACTGCTGGTAGCTTTTCGTTTACAAATGTGGCATCATCAACTGGGCTTCAGTCGTCTCTAAGTTTGGGTTCTGGTTTTATAACAGGTTCCTCACCAGTGACTGCAGCCGTTACGGCTAGTGCTGCTTCGACTCCTGCCTTCTCTGCGTTTGGGGCACCATCATCGGCTAGTACTACAGCATCTACAACTAGTGCTGGAGTTTCTGCTCCTGCATTCTCTGCATTTGGCGCACCATCTTCGGCTAGCACTACAACGTCTACAGCTAGTACTAGAGTTTCTGCTCCTGCATTTCCAGCATTTGGTGTGGCGTCTTCAGCTAGTACTACAACTTCTACAACTGCTGGATCCGTGCCTAGTTTTGCAAGCCCTACTACTGTTGCTTCATCATCTAGTGAAACGTCAAGTTCTTTTTTGGGATTTCAAACATCATCACAGCCACAGTCGACTGCTGCTCCATCTTTGTTTA GTGCTTCTGCTTCCACAACAACCACTTCGACTGTTACAACGACTACTGCTCAAACGTCATCTGCACTGGTTGTATCTTCCAGCAGTGG GACAACTACAAGTGTCAGCACACCTGTTGCCTCTGCACCGAAGTTACCCTCTGAAATTACGGGAAAGACTGTTGAAGAG ATCATCAAGGAGTGGAATGCGGAGCTCCAGGAACGAACTGGCAAGTTCAGGAAGCAAGCTAATGCAATAGCCGAGTGGGACAAGAGAATTTTGCAGAACCGAGATGTTCTACTTAAGCTTGAG GCAGAAGTTGCAAAAGTTGTTGAGACTCAATCAAACCTTGAGCGACAGTTAGAGCTTATTGAGACTCATCAACAAGAG GTTGACAAGTCTTTACAAAGTGTGGAAGAAGAAGCGGAGAGAATATACAAAGACGAGCATGGTCTACTTCTTGATGACGAAGCTGCTTCGACCAGGGATGCAAT GTACGAGCAGGCTGAATttattgagagagaaatggaacaGATGACAGAACAAATAAAATCTGTTATCCAGACTCTCAATGCCAATCAG GCTGGAGAACTTGAAGTAACCGATGGTATGACCCCGCTAGATGTCGTTGTTCGTATCCTTAACAACCAATTAAGTTCGTTGATGTGGATCGATGAAAAG GCTGAGGAGTTCTCTTCACGTATTCAAAAGATCGCAAAACAAGGTTCTGCTGCTGATCGAGAACTGATGGCCCCAAAGTTCTGGCTTTCTCGATAG